In Halorhabdus rudnickae, the following proteins share a genomic window:
- a CDS encoding inositol monophosphatase family protein, protein MGGTDDLTAEESLAVAREAAESGAEVACRYFREGIANDYKRDRMDPVSKADQEAQDRIVEALRERDPAAAIVGEENDARKTVPDSGTAWIIDPIDGTNNFVRDNRLWGISLARTVDGDPVAAATALPAIGDTYAAGDGRVERNGLECGVSDRTDPSSLIAAPIFGLKQRDRDDYDAVTGYIHHELGDLRRLGSGQTSLALVACGELDAAISTVRMTAWDTVAGAHMVRAGGGRVTDLAGDRWRHDSDSLIATNGEIHEEVLSELRDRLDGERI, encoded by the coding sequence GTGGGCGGAACTGACGATCTGACAGCCGAGGAATCGCTCGCGGTCGCCCGCGAAGCCGCCGAATCCGGGGCCGAAGTCGCCTGCCGGTACTTTCGGGAGGGCATCGCAAACGACTACAAGCGCGATCGGATGGATCCAGTGTCGAAAGCCGATCAGGAGGCACAGGATCGAATCGTCGAAGCCCTGCGCGAGCGCGATCCGGCGGCCGCGATTGTCGGCGAAGAGAACGACGCTCGCAAGACGGTACCCGACTCGGGCACAGCCTGGATCATCGACCCGATCGACGGAACGAACAACTTCGTCCGGGACAACCGTCTGTGGGGCATCAGCCTCGCCCGGACGGTCGACGGTGATCCGGTTGCCGCCGCGACCGCGCTCCCGGCGATCGGCGATACCTACGCCGCTGGCGATGGCAGGGTCGAACGCAACGGCCTCGAATGTGGGGTTAGCGACCGGACGGACCCGTCGTCGCTGATCGCCGCGCCGATCTTCGGCCTCAAACAGCGTGACCGGGACGACTACGACGCGGTGACCGGCTACATCCATCACGAACTCGGTGATCTCCGTCGACTCGGGAGTGGCCAGACTTCGCTGGCGTTGGTTGCCTGCGGTGAACTCGACGCCGCGATCTCGACCGTCCGGATGACCGCCTGGGACACCGTCGCCGGTGCGCACATGGTCCGGGCAGGTGGCGGCCGTGTCACCGATCTCGCGGGCGATCGCTGGCGACACGACAGCGACTCGCTGATCGCCACGAACGGCGAGATCCACGAGGAGGTTCTGTCTGAACTGCGCGATCGTCTCGATGGAGAACGGATCTAG
- a CDS encoding inorganic phosphate transporter, whose product MLDVLLLLGVLVATFVGFNIGGSSTGVAWGPAVGARLINKTAAAGLMTVFVFVGGWTLGRNVIDTLGGDLVPEFSLTASIVVLAFIGLGMLVANVYGVPVSTSMTAVGAISGYGFATNTLDRAALGGIVVWWLIAPIVGFWCGSLIGRYIYPYLDSRVSIPQSEGPLLTYRWSTIIPVPQLGPGTTIRELYSTVLVLLIACYMSFSAGASNVANAVAPLVGGGSLDLEVGIALGTVAIGIGAFTIARRTMESVGNDITDLPMLAAMVVMVVASTITTFLSWIGIPMSLAMATIMTIIGLGWGRATRTSTIPELVTGEAKTNVSVDTLAAETPADPQPIGEEDPGEISTATQLFDPGTVVRFVSFWIIGPSMATLLSFSFFILF is encoded by the coding sequence ATGCTCGACGTACTCTTGCTTCTTGGCGTCCTCGTTGCGACCTTTGTCGGGTTCAATATCGGCGGTTCCTCGACCGGCGTAGCCTGGGGCCCCGCAGTCGGCGCGCGCCTCATCAACAAGACGGCCGCAGCAGGGTTGATGACGGTCTTCGTCTTCGTCGGCGGCTGGACCCTCGGGCGAAACGTCATCGACACGCTGGGCGGTGATCTCGTCCCGGAATTCTCGCTGACGGCGAGTATCGTCGTCCTCGCGTTCATCGGGTTGGGGATGCTCGTCGCCAACGTCTACGGCGTGCCCGTCTCGACATCGATGACCGCCGTCGGGGCGATCTCCGGGTACGGCTTCGCGACGAACACGCTCGATCGGGCGGCGCTGGGTGGCATCGTCGTCTGGTGGCTCATCGCACCGATCGTCGGCTTCTGGTGTGGAAGTCTTATCGGCCGGTACATCTACCCGTATCTCGATTCGCGGGTGTCAATCCCGCAATCTGAGGGCCCGTTGCTCACGTATCGGTGGTCGACAATCATTCCCGTCCCACAACTCGGCCCTGGAACGACGATCCGAGAACTGTACAGTACGGTTCTCGTGTTGCTCATCGCCTGTTACATGTCATTCAGCGCGGGAGCGAGCAACGTCGCTAACGCCGTCGCGCCGCTGGTCGGCGGTGGGAGCCTGGACTTGGAGGTGGGGATCGCCCTCGGGACAGTCGCAATCGGAATCGGGGCGTTCACGATCGCCCGGCGGACGATGGAGTCGGTCGGCAACGACATCACGGATCTGCCGATGCTGGCCGCGATGGTGGTCATGGTCGTCGCCTCGACGATCACGACCTTCCTCTCGTGGATCGGGATTCCGATGAGTCTCGCCATGGCGACGATCATGACGATCATCGGCCTCGGATGGGGTCGAGCAACGCGGACCTCAACCATTCCGGAACTGGTCACTGGCGAAGCCAAGACCAACGTCTCGGTCGATACACTGGCTGCAGAGACGCCTGCCGACCCACAACCGATCGGCGAGGAGGATCCCGGAGAGATTTCGACGGCCACCCAGTTGTTCGATCCGGGAACAGTCGTCCGGTTCGTGTCTTTCTGGATTATCGGCCCCAGCATGGCCACGCTGCTCTCGTTTTCCTTTTTCATCCTCTTCTGA
- a CDS encoding universal stress protein, which yields MTERVLVAMDDSEMAERALEYALEHYPSDEITVFHVVGEPSPWMGKAMSLAMEGDLEAAKENQAKAVLDRARGIAAEHDREIETDVGMGSPAKAIIKRSEEFDQVVIGTHGGSLVDRILVGNVAEKVFRNAPVPVTTVR from the coding sequence ATGACCGAACGGGTACTTGTCGCAATGGACGACTCCGAGATGGCCGAACGGGCGCTCGAATATGCCCTGGAGCACTATCCGAGCGACGAGATCACGGTCTTTCATGTGGTGGGCGAACCGTCGCCGTGGATGGGCAAGGCGATGAGTCTCGCCATGGAAGGCGATCTGGAGGCAGCCAAAGAGAACCAGGCCAAAGCCGTCTTGGATCGAGCCAGGGGAATCGCTGCGGAGCACGATCGTGAGATCGAGACTGACGTTGGAATGGGAAGTCCTGCAAAGGCCATCATCAAGCGTTCGGAGGAGTTCGATCAGGTCGTCATCGGGACCCACGGCGGCTCGCTGGTCGATCGCATACTCGTCGGGAACGTCGCCGAGAAAGTGTTCCGGAACGCTCCCGTGCCCGTCACGACCGTCCGGTGA